From Virgibacillus natechei, the proteins below share one genomic window:
- a CDS encoding glycosyltransferase family 2 protein, translating into MFRLIKKMITGSMDWFLYTFLSEKQKAFLSNLFTDKQKEKLKQITKNGKKQAQRQKLKRIKHHLYNLGFTERGLTELETVYSASRDSYMKRLAAWELTLWHANKYTKDGARQALEYIDPSIDGEKDQNQLRKAAILKAECHEMLHEIEEGKRIITKSLENQKHPDLYMAAANLEESIDERVEWINQALNVYNIQPILFSTNNETVTYDDLKTEPIDKKIEEGPKVSVILPAFNAESGVRIAIESILNQTWQNIELLAVDDCSPDNTAEVIKEYSQKDSRVIFLSTPTNSGPYVARNIALKEATGEYVTVNDADDWSHAEKIEKQVTHLIENKETIANTSEHARLTEDLKLYRRGTPGIYIFPNMSSLMFRREPVVQELGSWDSVRFAADGEFKRRLIKAFGKNSYVDLNTGPLSLPRQSVASLTGSSAFGYNGFFMGVRKEYVESLEFHHARTDTFYYPYPQDERPFPVPEPMWPNRENKPSGRRSFDAIIASDFRILEENSTVIEEIQRQKAAGIRLGLIQMYQYDLDIENTIDKDVRNLLDGDQIQMVVYGEKITTKDLHIINPVVLEDWQQYIPQVDAGNIHVIVNQLPTQGEKRFYNVEHCLSQLEAYFDNPGIWYPLHSSIRESLITNHQDELKAINLADENWQNRAGNYE; encoded by the coding sequence TTGTTTCGTCTAATAAAGAAGATGATTACCGGCTCAATGGATTGGTTTTTATATACTTTTCTGTCTGAAAAACAGAAAGCATTCCTTTCCAATTTGTTTACAGACAAACAGAAGGAAAAATTAAAGCAAATCACGAAAAATGGCAAAAAACAAGCCCAAAGGCAAAAGCTGAAACGGATAAAACACCACCTCTATAATCTTGGATTTACTGAAAGAGGACTCACGGAGTTGGAGACGGTCTATTCCGCAAGTCGAGATTCTTATATGAAGCGACTTGCTGCATGGGAACTCACATTATGGCATGCTAATAAATATACCAAGGACGGGGCACGTCAAGCGCTTGAATATATTGATCCTTCAATCGACGGAGAAAAAGACCAGAACCAGTTAAGAAAAGCAGCAATTTTAAAAGCAGAATGCCACGAAATGCTACATGAAATCGAAGAAGGAAAACGTATTATCACAAAATCTCTGGAAAATCAAAAGCATCCCGACTTGTATATGGCAGCAGCAAACTTGGAAGAAAGCATAGATGAACGTGTAGAATGGATCAACCAAGCATTAAACGTCTATAACATTCAACCTATTCTATTTTCAACAAACAATGAAACGGTAACCTATGACGATTTAAAAACAGAGCCGATAGATAAGAAAATAGAAGAAGGACCAAAAGTATCTGTGATATTACCAGCTTTTAATGCAGAATCAGGAGTCCGTATTGCCATTGAATCCATTCTGAACCAAACGTGGCAGAATATCGAACTGCTGGCGGTAGATGACTGTAGCCCGGATAACACTGCAGAAGTGATTAAAGAATACAGTCAAAAGGATTCCAGGGTCATATTTCTTTCAACCCCAACAAACAGCGGGCCTTATGTAGCCAGAAATATCGCATTAAAAGAGGCAACTGGAGAATATGTAACGGTCAATGATGCAGATGATTGGTCCCATGCAGAAAAAATTGAAAAACAGGTCACCCATTTAATAGAGAACAAGGAGACAATAGCAAACACCTCCGAACACGCGAGGTTAACCGAAGACCTGAAATTATACCGCAGAGGAACGCCAGGAATCTATATATTCCCTAATATGTCCTCCTTAATGTTCCGGCGTGAACCAGTCGTCCAAGAGCTTGGATCCTGGGACAGTGTTCGTTTTGCTGCAGATGGTGAATTTAAGCGCCGCCTGATCAAGGCTTTCGGAAAAAATAGCTACGTTGATTTGAACACTGGACCATTATCATTGCCAAGGCAGTCGGTAGCCTCCTTAACTGGCAGTTCAGCATTTGGCTATAATGGATTTTTCATGGGAGTACGCAAGGAATATGTAGAAAGTCTTGAATTTCATCATGCTCGTACTGACACGTTTTACTACCCGTATCCTCAAGATGAACGGCCATTCCCAGTACCTGAACCAATGTGGCCAAATAGGGAGAACAAGCCTTCAGGCAGACGGTCTTTTGACGCAATTATTGCTTCTGATTTTCGAATCTTAGAAGAAAATTCTACGGTGATCGAAGAAATACAAAGGCAGAAAGCAGCGGGCATTCGTCTCGGATTAATTCAAATGTACCAGTATGATTTAGACATAGAAAATACTATCGATAAAGATGTGCGAAATTTACTTGATGGTGATCAAATCCAAATGGTTGTCTATGGGGAGAAAATCACCACGAAGGACCTGCATATTATAAACCCGGTTGTTCTGGAGGATTGGCAACAATATATCCCTCAGGTAGATGCAGGCAATATCCATGTGATCGTAAATCAATTGCCAACACAAGGAGAAAAGAGATTTTACAACGTGGAACACTGTCTTAGCCAGTTGGAGGCATATTTTGACAACCCCGGAATCTGGTATCCATTACATTCAAGCATCCGAGAATCGTTAATTACAAATCATCAAGATGAACTCAAGGCTATCAATTTGGCTGATGAGAACTGGCAGAATAGAGCTGGTAATTATGAATAG
- a CDS encoding ATP-binding protein produces MMKGIEDKSLDQLIEIVPESAYGANATMFSVALEGWKRGLKLKFFKKYIKNRVKIRYSLSNEEREIKFQLSLAEFVPKETRNITRSKKNTKDYLLKADIPTPQGRSFSGENEDDEIINYAKTLEYPLVIKPVSASLGIGVTTNIYDEETFSENLKHLRGNKGYKEIIVEQQVTGEDTRLFVVGDQVVSAFKRIAANVIGDGKHTIKELIELKNSNRKKTHMLAVLKLKLMLR; encoded by the coding sequence ATGATGAAAGGTATAGAAGATAAATCACTGGATCAACTTATAGAAATAGTACCTGAAAGTGCCTATGGCGCTAACGCAACGATGTTTTCTGTCGCATTAGAGGGATGGAAACGAGGGTTAAAATTAAAGTTTTTTAAGAAATATATTAAAAATCGAGTGAAAATTAGATATTCATTAAGTAATGAAGAAAGAGAAATAAAATTTCAATTATCTTTAGCGGAATTTGTTCCAAAAGAAACAAGAAACATCACTAGAAGCAAAAAAAATACTAAAGATTATTTGTTAAAAGCGGATATACCTACTCCTCAAGGAAGAAGTTTTAGTGGGGAAAATGAGGATGATGAAATTATTAATTATGCTAAAACCCTTGAATACCCATTAGTAATTAAGCCTGTAAGTGCAAGTTTGGGGATCGGTGTAACCACTAATATTTATGATGAAGAAACATTTTCCGAAAATTTGAAGCATTTACGCGGGAATAAGGGCTATAAGGAAATTATTGTTGAGCAGCAAGTTACTGGAGAAGATACCCGGTTATTTGTTGTTGGAGATCAAGTAGTAAGCGCATTTAAAAGAATTGCTGCTAATGTTATTGGAGATGGGAAACATACAATAAAGGAATTAATAGAACTAAAAAACAGTAACAGGAAAAAAACCCACATGTTGGCGGTTCTCAAATTAAAATTAATGCTGAGATGA
- a CDS encoding glycosyltransferase family 2 protein, with product MNRTADLKDRLTKLDNELKEKEAQNETSRKKLNEMQGSFNAVKQSKIWRLMGLPKKFKSSIRATVAYMLGRRNIKQVYSKSYKRKKAANQLKKYKYQLYDLGFTEKVLTDLESLYKETESRYVKQAIAWELTLWHANKYTKDGARQALEYIPAAISGGKDQDYLRKAAIIKAECLDRLHEIEAGKRVIKAALALQKHPDLYLAAANLEETLKERVKWMNKSLDVYGIQPVFFASSEEETATYEDLTTKSIGKTLEEGPKVSVIIPAYNAEKGIGTAIESMLSQTWQNLELLVVDDCSLDNTVDVIKAYMKKDSRVKLLTTPVNSGPYVARNIALKAATGEFVTINDADDWSHAEKIETQVKHLIKNKQIIANTSEQTRLTEELKVYRRGTPGNYIFSNMSSLMFRRVPVTEEIGYWDSVRFAADSEFKRRIIAVFGEKSMIDLKTGPLSFPRQSMGSLTGSSAFGYNGFLKGVRKEYAEVHRQYHQKADTLHYSYPQGRRPFPVPEPMWTNREIKPSGSRHFDVVIVSDFRLADETHLSTIEEMKTQTKMGLRTGLIQMARYDFSMQEELNPQLREAMDANNVPLLVYGEHITCDILIVKHPQILQEQQTYIPNVAPRMVRVVVDQPPNGYNLRRCARHLVAYFGKRGKWYPLNLQIRETLKKYHTRELKSIKLASDNWADAVTDREAYASQLENWFVDDNPYVQSDAKGGG from the coding sequence ATGAATAGGACTGCCGACTTGAAGGATCGACTAACTAAATTAGACAACGAACTTAAAGAAAAAGAAGCACAAAATGAAACGTCGAGAAAAAAATTAAACGAAATGCAGGGATCCTTTAATGCTGTTAAACAAAGCAAAATTTGGCGTCTTATGGGATTGCCAAAAAAATTTAAAAGTTCCATAAGAGCAACTGTCGCTTATATGCTCGGAAGAAGAAATATAAAACAAGTCTATAGTAAATCATACAAACGAAAAAAAGCAGCAAATCAATTAAAAAAATATAAATACCAACTATATGATTTAGGATTTACGGAGAAAGTTTTAACTGATCTGGAAAGTTTATATAAAGAAACAGAAAGTCGATATGTCAAACAAGCAATCGCCTGGGAACTCACCTTATGGCATGCCAATAAATACACCAAGGATGGTGCGCGTCAAGCTCTGGAATATATTCCTGCCGCAATTAGTGGGGGAAAAGATCAGGATTATCTAAGAAAAGCAGCCATCATAAAAGCGGAATGCCTTGATAGGTTGCATGAAATAGAGGCGGGAAAACGCGTTATAAAAGCAGCATTAGCACTGCAAAAGCATCCGGATTTATATTTGGCAGCAGCTAACCTAGAGGAAACACTGAAAGAACGCGTGAAATGGATGAATAAATCCTTGGACGTATATGGCATTCAACCAGTTTTTTTTGCTTCAAGCGAAGAAGAAACGGCAACTTATGAAGATCTCACAACAAAGTCTATAGGCAAAACTCTAGAAGAAGGACCGAAAGTATCTGTTATTATCCCTGCATACAATGCCGAAAAGGGGATAGGAACAGCGATTGAGTCTATGCTGTCACAAACCTGGCAAAATCTTGAGCTACTTGTCGTCGATGATTGCAGCCTTGATAATACAGTGGATGTAATAAAGGCATACATGAAAAAAGACTCCAGAGTAAAACTATTGACAACACCAGTTAATAGTGGTCCATATGTTGCTCGTAATATTGCGCTGAAAGCAGCAACTGGTGAGTTTGTAACGATCAATGATGCAGATGATTGGTCCCATGCAGAAAAAATTGAAACACAAGTCAAGCATTTAATAAAAAACAAACAAATCATCGCAAACACTTCAGAACAAACACGATTAACGGAAGAACTTAAAGTCTATCGCAGGGGGACACCGGGAAATTATATTTTTTCCAATATGTCTTCCCTCATGTTCAGGCGTGTTCCTGTAACAGAAGAAATTGGATACTGGGACAGTGTCCGATTTGCTGCAGATAGTGAATTCAAACGCCGTATAATAGCTGTTTTCGGTGAAAAAAGTATGATCGATCTTAAAACCGGCCCATTATCATTCCCGAGACAGTCGATGGGTTCCCTTACAGGAAGCTCAGCGTTTGGCTATAATGGATTTTTAAAGGGCGTACGCAAAGAATATGCGGAAGTGCACAGGCAATATCATCAAAAGGCGGATACATTACATTATTCTTATCCTCAAGGGAGAAGACCTTTTCCGGTACCTGAACCGATGTGGACGAACCGGGAAATCAAGCCATCCGGAAGTCGCCACTTTGATGTCGTGATTGTCTCTGATTTTAGATTGGCAGACGAAACTCATTTATCTACCATTGAAGAAATGAAAACACAAACCAAAATGGGACTCCGTACAGGCCTCATCCAAATGGCAAGGTATGATTTTTCGATGCAAGAAGAGCTAAATCCGCAACTACGGGAAGCGATGGATGCAAACAACGTTCCATTGCTCGTTTATGGCGAGCATATTACTTGCGATATTCTCATTGTTAAACATCCGCAAATCTTGCAGGAACAGCAAACGTACATTCCGAATGTGGCTCCAAGGATGGTTCGAGTAGTCGTGGATCAACCACCAAACGGGTACAACCTGAGACGGTGCGCACGTCATCTCGTGGCTTATTTTGGCAAAAGAGGGAAATGGTATCCATTAAACCTACAGATACGAGAAACACTGAAGAAATACCATACAAGGGAGTTAAAATCGATTAAACTAGCCAGTGACAATTGGGCAGATGCAGTTACAGATAGGGAAGCATACGCCTCACAGCTAGAAAATTGGTTCGTGGACGATAACCCATACGTACAAAGTGATGCAAAAGGGGGTGGTTGA
- a CDS encoding ABC transporter ATP-binding protein → MNTRSSKHYKPSTIKKRVFNVSNQEEQTKSKSTNTDVIKAKNIGVSFGAKKDDYKSLVFDLFKKKGKKDKDETIWPLKDINFIGHQGEILGIIGSNGAGKTTLSKIIAGILREDQGEMKVDGNVTALFSLGMGFNKELTGRDNVYLNGMMLGIDKELINRYIDKIHEFSDLGEFIDQPMKYYSSGMKARLGFSVAAHLQPEILILDEALNTGDAKFSKKASEKMKELVKQAKMVIIVTHSLRYAERNCDRLIWLDRGVVREVGDPKEIIENYKATVPPLPPRKQRNLQLEKTETVQTGNTVVKAENVGISYKLNTGTFWALKDVNFDVKEGEVVGIIGHNGAGKSTLCKVLTRILAPDEGQIEINGETSALLGYGTGFNAQLTGHDNIYLNALLLGIPKKRIAKNYDEIVEFSGLEKSIDKPVKDYSSGMKSRLGFSIAAILKPDIFIIDEALSTGDMAFRQKASERIQDMMERAKAVIIVTHSMSFVEQICTRAIWMEQGQVRFDGSAEEAVDKYRESQGVKKKGKVKKKVKDS, encoded by the coding sequence ATGAACACAAGATCATCAAAGCATTATAAACCATCAACTATAAAAAAGAGGGTTTTTAACGTGTCGAATCAAGAAGAACAAACAAAGAGCAAGTCCACCAATACCGATGTGATCAAAGCGAAAAACATAGGGGTGTCCTTCGGGGCCAAAAAAGATGACTATAAATCACTTGTTTTCGATTTGTTTAAGAAAAAAGGCAAGAAAGATAAGGATGAAACGATATGGCCGCTGAAGGATATTAACTTTATAGGGCATCAGGGTGAAATTCTCGGGATTATCGGTTCGAATGGTGCCGGAAAGACAACTCTTAGTAAAATCATTGCAGGCATCCTTCGTGAAGATCAAGGGGAAATGAAGGTAGACGGCAATGTAACTGCATTATTTTCCTTAGGTATGGGCTTTAATAAGGAATTAACCGGACGCGATAACGTCTACTTAAATGGAATGATGCTGGGTATTGATAAGGAATTGATCAACCGTTATATTGATAAAATCCACGAATTCTCCGATCTTGGCGAATTTATTGACCAGCCGATGAAGTATTATTCCAGTGGGATGAAAGCAAGACTAGGTTTTAGTGTTGCTGCCCATTTGCAACCGGAAATATTGATTCTGGATGAAGCATTAAATACGGGTGATGCGAAGTTCAGTAAAAAAGCATCCGAAAAAATGAAGGAACTCGTAAAGCAAGCGAAAATGGTTATTATCGTAACCCACAGTCTACGCTACGCTGAGCGGAATTGTGACAGATTAATTTGGCTGGACAGAGGCGTTGTCCGAGAAGTTGGTGATCCAAAAGAGATCATTGAGAATTATAAAGCAACGGTTCCTCCACTACCCCCAAGAAAACAGCGTAATCTGCAATTGGAGAAAACAGAGACAGTCCAAACGGGTAACACGGTCGTTAAAGCAGAAAATGTCGGTATTTCCTATAAATTGAATACCGGCACGTTCTGGGCGCTGAAAGATGTCAACTTTGACGTAAAAGAAGGCGAAGTTGTAGGAATCATTGGCCACAACGGTGCAGGCAAAAGTACATTATGTAAGGTGTTAACAAGAATCCTTGCACCTGACGAGGGACAAATCGAAATTAATGGAGAAACTTCTGCTCTGCTTGGTTATGGGACCGGATTTAATGCGCAGTTGACTGGACATGACAATATTTATTTAAATGCACTGCTCTTAGGAATTCCCAAAAAGAGGATCGCAAAAAACTATGATGAAATCGTGGAATTCTCCGGCTTAGAAAAATCAATTGATAAACCGGTGAAAGACTATTCCAGTGGTATGAAGTCAAGACTTGGTTTCAGTATTGCTGCCATTTTAAAACCGGATATATTTATCATTGATGAAGCACTATCCACCGGGGATATGGCTTTTAGGCAAAAGGCGAGTGAACGAATCCAGGATATGATGGAGCGTGCCAAAGCTGTTATCATCGTCACACATAGTATGAGCTTTGTTGAGCAGATATGTACGCGTGCCATCTGGATGGAACAAGGACAAGTTCGCTTTGATGGAAGTGCCGAGGAAGCTGTAGATAAATACAGAGAGTCACAGGGTGTCAAGAAAAAAGGAAAAGTTAAAAAGAAAGTAAAAGACAGTTAA
- a CDS encoding ATP-grasp fold amidoligase family protein, whose amino-acid sequence MTTNNEVNNEQEKQDEDHSSQPPHQSEHEKEQELVKLLINKEAAITKAEKERKTHEKKTKQIDNSSTWRYSKPLRKWNKLFSKTAESKQYIKELEANLQETQKELYATREQLNEAMFDDRKLDSNQVHEVMKDTKDEGKLMGFIDEAVQKKKQQETNYTHALHYAARLFMNEKTEYRNLIYSNILSGLKIEEIPEFMMRAGLDDESIPLKQAASFRASLNMRIRQKQLTESLPEWVLDEKQDAYTFMDRLGVRKPWTSDKKYKHTEIPKEEGIVIKPADGAGSRGVYLVYSLNDIIDIKRSKTIDSWDSLIETMKTDLTSDWVMNDEWFIEELIFENKQEKRPASDIKFYCFYGKVGIILEITRVPEMKYCWWTTTGEHIRTGKYDEDLFKGKGISADEIELASSISAKIPAPFIRIDFLRSADGLVFGEFTPKPGNYDDFDQLTDQWLGDYFIEAQGRLTNDLLNGKQFEEYKTFIESLTK is encoded by the coding sequence GTGACGACAAATAACGAAGTGAATAATGAGCAGGAAAAGCAAGATGAAGATCATTCATCACAGCCTCCACACCAGTCAGAACATGAAAAAGAGCAGGAATTAGTAAAATTACTAATCAATAAAGAAGCTGCGATAACAAAGGCAGAAAAAGAAAGAAAAACCCATGAAAAGAAAACCAAACAAATAGATAACAGCAGTACATGGAGATATTCAAAGCCATTACGAAAATGGAATAAACTTTTTTCAAAAACAGCAGAAAGCAAACAATATATTAAAGAACTGGAAGCAAATCTTCAGGAAACACAAAAAGAACTGTACGCAACAAGAGAACAATTAAATGAGGCCATGTTCGATGACCGCAAACTGGATAGCAATCAAGTACACGAGGTCATGAAAGATACAAAAGATGAAGGAAAACTAATGGGCTTTATAGATGAAGCGGTTCAAAAGAAGAAACAACAAGAGACCAATTATACCCATGCATTACATTACGCAGCCAGACTGTTTATGAATGAAAAAACGGAATACCGAAACTTGATCTACTCGAACATACTTTCAGGATTAAAAATAGAAGAAATCCCTGAATTTATGATGCGAGCAGGGTTAGATGATGAAAGTATCCCATTAAAACAAGCCGCTTCTTTCCGAGCAAGCCTAAATATGCGGATCAGACAAAAACAATTGACAGAATCCTTGCCGGAATGGGTATTGGATGAAAAGCAAGACGCCTATACATTCATGGACAGGCTTGGTGTAAGAAAACCATGGACTTCAGATAAAAAATATAAGCACACGGAAATTCCTAAAGAAGAAGGTATTGTCATAAAACCAGCGGATGGCGCTGGTTCTCGTGGTGTATATCTTGTCTATTCATTAAATGATATAATAGATATAAAGCGATCGAAAACGATTGACAGCTGGGATTCCCTTATTGAAACGATGAAGACAGACCTCACGTCAGACTGGGTAATGAATGATGAATGGTTTATCGAAGAGCTTATTTTTGAAAATAAACAGGAGAAACGTCCTGCAAGTGATATAAAATTCTACTGTTTCTATGGAAAAGTTGGAATCATATTGGAAATCACTCGTGTTCCGGAAATGAAATACTGTTGGTGGACCACTACGGGTGAGCATATTCGAACAGGCAAGTATGATGAAGATCTATTTAAAGGTAAAGGCATTTCAGCAGACGAGATCGAGCTCGCTTCATCCATCAGTGCTAAAATACCAGCCCCATTTATACGAATAGATTTCCTGAGGTCAGCTGATGGTTTGGTATTCGGAGAATTCACACCAAAGCCGGGAAACTACGATGACTTTGATCAACTCACCGATCAGTGGTTGGGGGACTATTTCATAGAAGCACAGGGACGCCTAACGAATGATTTATTGAATGGGAAACAGTTTGAAGAATACAAAACGTTTATTGAAAGTCTTACTAAATAA
- a CDS encoding ABC transporter permease: MKTYLQEMLKRKDLLYFLVKSGLKAEHRNSYLGYFWWLLDPLLNVLVYYFLVVVILGRGDDVENYPLFLVIGLVAWRMISSTVGSSSKSILRYSSIINQVYMPKALFPLSFTISQMFNFAFGLIVVAIFLAIYGVMPDWNIIYLPLIILVQLVFLLAVGLFLGYITVFIRDIDNVLTYVTRIFFYASPIIWAGGRLPPEYGWVVDINPIAIIVTAYRDVLMNQNSPDFIGLFTILIISVIAGILILRHYSKNEHKIIKAL; encoded by the coding sequence ATGAAAACTTATTTGCAGGAAATGCTAAAACGAAAAGACTTATTATATTTTCTCGTGAAATCCGGATTAAAAGCGGAACATAGAAACAGCTACTTGGGCTATTTTTGGTGGTTGCTGGATCCGCTGTTGAATGTGCTTGTATACTACTTTTTAGTTGTTGTTATATTAGGTAGAGGCGATGATGTGGAGAATTATCCGTTATTCCTTGTTATTGGGCTAGTCGCATGGCGCATGATTAGTTCGACAGTCGGCTCATCTTCCAAATCGATTTTACGATATAGTTCGATTATTAATCAGGTGTACATGCCTAAAGCGCTGTTTCCGCTCTCTTTCACGATTTCACAGATGTTTAACTTTGCATTCGGTTTAATCGTGGTTGCCATATTTTTAGCAATATATGGGGTCATGCCGGACTGGAACATCATTTATCTACCGCTGATCATACTCGTTCAATTAGTATTCTTATTAGCAGTGGGGCTGTTTTTAGGCTATATTACGGTGTTTATTCGAGATATTGACAACGTACTTACCTACGTAACACGGATATTTTTCTATGCATCACCGATTATTTGGGCAGGTGGACGCTTGCCTCCAGAATATGGCTGGGTCGTGGATATTAATCCGATCGCCATTATCGTAACTGCTTATAGAGATGTGCTTATGAACCAAAACAGTCCGGATTTTATAGGGCTATTTACTATTTTAATTATTTCTGTAATCGCTGGAATTTTAATACTACGTCACTATAGTAAAAATGAACACAAGATCATCAAAGCATTATAA
- a CDS encoding acylphosphatase, whose translation MEENNTEWLPHLSSEIVSDAHGNLLDAYAVSLEGWRRGLKLRWHVKDSEKFSEMNTWFVDKPGQLFSLSSKEKTHYFFRTRGDKVSNEAVDIGKDKELTKQELQKKGVPVPQGKQFEEDQPDDVIRNYVSSIGYPVVIKPTDGSFGRGIVTNIQSDKDLDYALTYVRSELKYKDVIVEQYIPGKEYRIYVVDNKVVGAINRIPANVVGDGISSIETLIANKNEERSMNPRLISCPINIGYETENIIDKTGYTINSILKKDEQIYLSEKSNISLGGDPIDVLDELPIAIKDTAVKALYAVPGLNHGAVDLIVHSNKPVEESGVVLELNPTAQIGSLLYPMKGEPRNIPAAIIDYYFPGTKNTPKIIPKVYFDLREALSPLANKTAVITEVVSLQQKNFFGKKYTVSGDVQTLEYHHWLRIQAIEQNLIGFINKLDNNDIEVIIAGFDELSVNQFKDTIHETNLAEVVRINEDIWDKPVKLGFDIQEESKELVVNIKKLQEELIQAKKEKKFIDRQYENMLNSRIWKSTYLVRKFTGAVKSLFRS comes from the coding sequence ATGGAAGAGAATAACACAGAGTGGCTGCCGCATCTATCCAGTGAAATTGTTTCAGATGCCCATGGTAATTTACTTGATGCTTATGCAGTTTCCCTTGAAGGTTGGAGAAGGGGTCTAAAACTCAGATGGCATGTAAAGGATTCCGAAAAATTCAGTGAAATGAATACATGGTTTGTCGATAAACCTGGTCAGCTTTTTTCGCTTAGTTCTAAAGAGAAAACACATTATTTCTTCAGAACTAGAGGGGATAAAGTAAGTAATGAAGCGGTGGATATTGGAAAAGATAAGGAACTAACGAAGCAAGAATTGCAGAAGAAAGGTGTGCCTGTTCCGCAAGGGAAGCAATTTGAAGAGGATCAGCCAGACGATGTTATTCGAAATTATGTTTCTTCTATAGGCTATCCGGTTGTAATTAAACCGACTGACGGAAGCTTTGGTAGAGGTATAGTTACAAATATTCAAAGTGATAAAGACTTGGATTATGCTCTTACTTATGTACGGTCCGAACTAAAGTATAAAGACGTGATAGTAGAACAATACATTCCAGGAAAAGAATATCGTATTTATGTTGTAGATAATAAGGTAGTAGGTGCAATAAATAGAATTCCTGCTAACGTTGTCGGGGATGGAATAAGTTCTATAGAGACATTAATAGCCAATAAAAATGAAGAAAGAAGTATGAATCCCCGCCTTATCAGTTGCCCGATTAATATAGGTTATGAGACGGAAAATATTATTGACAAAACAGGATATACCATAAATAGTATACTGAAAAAAGATGAACAAATTTACCTAAGTGAAAAGAGTAATATTTCCTTAGGCGGTGACCCGATAGACGTTTTAGATGAATTGCCCATAGCAATCAAGGACACTGCAGTTAAGGCACTGTATGCAGTGCCTGGTTTAAATCACGGAGCTGTCGATCTTATTGTACATTCCAATAAACCTGTCGAAGAATCTGGAGTCGTGCTGGAGCTCAATCCAACAGCACAGATAGGATCTCTTTTATATCCTATGAAAGGTGAGCCGCGTAATATTCCTGCTGCAATTATAGATTATTATTTTCCAGGAACAAAAAACACCCCCAAAATAATACCAAAGGTTTATTTTGACTTAAGAGAAGCATTGTCACCTTTAGCTAATAAAACAGCTGTAATAACTGAAGTAGTATCTCTTCAACAAAAGAATTTTTTTGGAAAAAAATATACGGTTTCCGGAGATGTGCAAACCCTTGAATATCATCACTGGCTCCGAATACAAGCTATAGAGCAAAACTTGATAGGTTTTATAAATAAACTTGATAATAATGATATTGAAGTAATAATTGCAGGATTTGATGAATTATCAGTGAACCAATTTAAAGATACTATTCACGAAACTAATTTAGCTGAAGTGGTACGAATTAACGAGGATATTTGGGATAAACCGGTTAAATTAGGATTTGATATACAAGAGGAAAGCAAAGAACTCGTAGTTAATATAAAAAAACTCCAAGAAGAATTAATCCAAGCAAAAAAAGAGAAGAAATTTATTGACCGACAATATGAGAATATGTTAAATAGCCGTATATGGAAGAGCACTTACCTAGTTAGAAAATTCACCGGTGCTGTTAAAAGCTTGTTTCGTTCCTAA